A region of Ignavibacteriota bacterium DNA encodes the following proteins:
- a CDS encoding tetratricopeptide repeat protein — translation MRFLLLIFMLYIIPIFTVFSQTEKEIIENIDLIIQDGDFDKANKAIDDGLKLLPESSELLRYKAGYYLSIQDSETALTYYKKALEKDINNLNVYKELGDLHFYLGNYDESIKYLDYAIAVNDKNSNYYYSRAMSHGSKGNFKKSVEDFDKCLEITPEFSAAYNNRGLVKANSGDNIGAAADYKLALKYDEGNLSAYQNLGNAYAAMGKPEDAITQYNKCIEIDPAYYLAYYNRANIKDDLGDKLGALEDYDFAILVNPDFPQAYYNRGILNYSSGRFQEALDDFSTLVNVASDFPAAYYHRALVKHELDDKDGAIADCTREIGLNNKNHQAYYLRGYLTSELGDNEGSIRDFNKVIELDPNSPQPYINRGIAYAETGNNQSACDDFNKALGLGLQEAQELIEKVCK, via the coding sequence ATGAGATTTCTATTACTAATTTTCATGCTCTATATTATACCAATTTTTACGGTATTTTCTCAGACTGAAAAAGAAATTATTGAAAACATAGATTTGATTATTCAGGATGGTGATTTTGATAAAGCTAATAAAGCAATTGACGACGGCTTAAAATTACTTCCTGAATCATCTGAACTTCTAAGATATAAAGCCGGATATTATCTTTCGATACAGGACTCCGAAACTGCTTTAACTTATTACAAAAAAGCTCTTGAAAAAGATATTAATAATTTAAATGTTTACAAAGAACTTGGTGATTTACATTTTTATCTGGGTAACTATGACGAATCAATCAAATATTTGGACTATGCCATAGCCGTTAATGACAAAAACTCCAATTATTATTACAGCAGAGCAATGAGTCATGGCAGCAAAGGTAATTTTAAAAAATCAGTTGAAGACTTTGATAAATGTTTGGAAATTACGCCGGAATTCTCAGCAGCTTATAACAACAGAGGTCTTGTCAAAGCAAATTCAGGCGATAATATTGGTGCAGCTGCCGATTATAAGCTTGCTTTGAAATATGACGAAGGAAACCTTTCTGCTTATCAAAATCTTGGAAATGCTTATGCAGCTATGGGCAAGCCTGAAGATGCGATTACTCAATACAACAAATGTATCGAAATTGACCCTGCTTATTATTTAGCATATTACAACCGTGCAAATATTAAAGATGATTTGGGTGACAAACTTGGAGCACTCGAAGATTATGATTTTGCTATTTTAGTTAACCCTGATTTCCCTCAGGCATATTATAATCGTGGGATTTTAAATTATTCAAGCGGTAGATTTCAGGAAGCTTTGGACGATTTTAGTACACTTGTAAATGTTGCCTCAGATTTTCCTGCAGCATACTATCACAGAGCTTTAGTAAAACACGAACTTGACGATAAAGATGGTGCTATTGCAGACTGCACTCGCGAAATCGGTCTTAATAACAAAAATCATCAAGCGTATTATTTGCGTGGATATTTGACATCAGAATTAGGAGATAATGAAGGCTCTATTCGAGATTTCAATAAAGTAATTGAATTAGACCCTAATTCACCTCAGCCATATATTAACCGTGGAATTGCTTATGCTGAAACCGGCAATAATCAAAGTGCTTGTGATGATTTCAACAAAGCTCTTGGTTTAGGGCTTCAAGAAGCTCAGGAACTTATTGAAAAAGTTTGCAAGTGA